The following coding sequences are from one Streptomyces sp. NBC_00536 window:
- a CDS encoding class I SAM-dependent methyltransferase → MASPKPETLAAFEAAKGFMPVREGLALYAAAAEAAGLGLPLLEVGTYCGRSTILLADAAREAGVSAITVDHHRGSEEQQPGWEYHDPTVVDPEVGLMDTLPTFRRTLHKAGLEEHVIAIVGRSPRVAAAWGGPLGLVFIDGGHTDEHATGDYEGWAPHVAPGGTLVIHDVFPDPADGGQAPYRIYLRALASGAFEEVSVTDSLRVLRRTGTGI, encoded by the coding sequence CGGGAGGGCCTCGCGCTGTACGCGGCGGCCGCCGAAGCCGCCGGGCTGGGGCTGCCACTGCTGGAGGTGGGCACGTACTGCGGGCGCTCCACGATCCTGCTCGCCGACGCGGCCCGCGAGGCCGGTGTGAGCGCGATCACCGTGGACCACCACCGGGGCAGCGAGGAGCAGCAGCCGGGCTGGGAGTACCACGACCCGACGGTCGTGGACCCGGAGGTCGGGCTCATGGACACGCTCCCCACCTTCCGCCGGACCCTGCACAAGGCGGGTCTGGAGGAGCACGTGATCGCGATCGTCGGCCGGTCCCCGCGGGTCGCGGCGGCCTGGGGAGGCCCGCTCGGCCTGGTCTTCATCGACGGCGGGCACACCGACGAGCACGCCACCGGGGACTACGAGGGCTGGGCCCCGCACGTCGCGCCCGGCGGGACGCTGGTCATCCACGACGTCTTCCCGGACCCGGCGGACGGCGGGCAGGCGCCGTACCGGATCTACCTGCGCGCGCTGGCGTCGGGGGCCTTCGAGGAGGTTTCCGTGACGGATTCCCTGCGCGTCCTGCGCCGCACCGGAACCGGTATCTGA